In the Clavelina lepadiformis chromosome 8, kaClaLepa1.1, whole genome shotgun sequence genome, one interval contains:
- the LOC143469777 gene encoding ras-related protein Rap-1b-like has translation MRHFKIVLMGAGGVGKTSMATQFVEQTFDETYEPTIEEIHKKTISLDGEQCLLELIDTAGMEQFTQMRDLYIKKSDGFILVYSIVDPTTFEDVKSIREQIVRNKLSEQVPIVLVGNKKDLATGERAVERTSGAGLAARWPHCRFIETSAREFNDIEEVFVYAVQEIKAFQDMRKKRVSVLHKEATKRRKSTGKCQVM, from the exons ATGCGACACTTCAAGATAGTCCTGATGGGTGCGGGAGGCGTGGGAAAAACTTCCATGGCAACACAATTTGTGGAGCAAACGTTCGACGAAAC GTATGAGCCGACGATTGAAGAAATCCACAAGAAAACCATTTCCCTCGACGGTGAACAGTGCTTGTTGGAGTTGATCGATACCGCGGGCATGGAACAGTTCACACAGATGCGTGACTTATACATAAAGAAAAGCGATGGCTTCATACTAGTGTACTCAATCGTTGATCCTACCACATTCGAAGATGTGAAATCCATCAGAGAGCAAATTGTTCGAAATAAACTAAG tGAACAAGTTCCGATCGTTCTAGTTGGCAATAAAAAGGATTTAGCAACGGGGGAGCGCGCAGTGGAAAGAACTTCTGGTGCTGGTCTAGCAGCCAGGTGGCCTCACTGCCGCTTCATTGAAACTTCGGCCAGAGAGTTCAACGACATTGAAGAGGTTTTCGTTTATGCCGTGCAAGAAATCAAAGCTTTCCAGGATATGCGTAAAAAGAGGGTTTCGGTCCTGCATAAGGAAGCAACCAAGCGGAGAAAATCGACTGGAAAATGTCAAGTTATGTag
- the LOC143469416 gene encoding phosphatidylinositol 4-phosphate 5-kinase-like protein 1, whose protein sequence is MKMSKLKEIKRESYFTRVRKRWKRRDVLEINPDHSKYIFTQYIRCGLRTFFLKTTEFKSEIKTEDYQKIVVDEAICDLNNTAVHFHSYAPAVFELLRKRVGLTSTEYTDTVAPPESDTFYLEFLSNSKSGQNFFFTNNKQFMIKTITKEEVRFFLEIMPRYIDHFMQFPHSLLVKFVGLHSIKLRKLQRPVYFVVMLSIFYPGERISHRYDIKACQIGRFTKPAPDGSNVVVVLKEKNWNDRKLELGQQREWFLKQIKLDTEFLKEIGVLDYSLLVGIQPLHHDELKEGKDLPTIFTRVQKSVAKTQSVYQWPQQVSSSSSLSTSPGSSQKYRKPDDEIDSTSLPGMINDGEGPSSSSSKPSDSHTCLEVETGELEECSSKLTNGHAGRANGISKKIHSNGNAVKSSTFQKSSPSSIEMHCPFAKVSEEEAIQQNRRLLPNYKNELHVLDGEERYYMGVIDFFTRYTFKKKLENAYKRILYPPLSFSTVPPDVFARRFNKYWEEHTK, encoded by the exons ATGAAAATGTCTAAATTGAAAGAGATAAAAAGAGAAAGCTACTTTACACGTGTTCGAAAGCGATGGAAAAGACGAGACGTATTGGAAATTAATCCGGACCATTCCAAATATATATTCACACAATACATTAGATGTGGTCTCAGAACGTTTTTCTTAAAGACGACTGAATTTAAA AGCGAAATCAAAACTGAAGATTATCAGAAAATTGTTGTTGATGAAGCTATATGTGATTTGAATAATACG GCTGTACACTTCCATTCGTATGCACCTGCTGTTTTTGAGTTGCTTCGTAAAAGAGTGGGTTTGACATCGACAGAATATACAGACACTGTGGCACCGCCAGAGTCTGATACATTTTACCTTGAGTTTTTATCAAACTCAAAGAGTGGTCagaattttttctttac GAATAACAAACAATTCATGATTAAGACTATAACAAAGGAAGAGGTTCGATTTTTTCTGGAGATCATGCCAAG GTATATTGACCATTTTATGCAATTCCCCCATAGCTTGCTTGTAAAGTTTGTTGGCCTACATAGCATAAAGCTAAGAAAACTTCAACGGCCT GTGTACTTCGTGGTCATGCTCAGTATTTTCTACCCCGGAGAGAGAATCTCTCATCGATATGATATCAAAGCCTGCCAGATTGGTAGATTTACAAAACCCGCACCAGATGGTAGTAACGTTGTGGTGGTTTTGAAGGAAAAGAACTGGAATGATCGAAAGCTTGAACTTG GACAACAGCGAGAGTGGTTTTTGAAGCAAATCAAACTGGACACagagtttttaaaagaaataggTGTTTTGGATTACAGCCTGTTAGTTGGAATTCAGCCCCTTCATCATGATGAATTAAAAGAGGGAAAAGATTTACCTACTATCTTCACcagagtgcaaaa GTCAGTCGCAAAGACTCAAAGTGTATATCAATGGCCGCAACAAGTGTCTTCATCTTCGAGTTTATCAACATCACCAGGCTCTTCCCAGAAATATCGAAAGCCAGATGATGAAATTGATTCCACGTCTCTTCCTGGCATGATAAACGATGGGGAAGGTCCATCTTCATCCTCATCCAAACCTTCTGATTCACACACATGCTTGGAGGTGGAAACAGGGGAGTTGGAAGAATGTTCATCAAAGTTGACCAATGGCCATGCTGGAAGAGCTAACGGAATCTCAAAGAAAATTCACTCAAATGGAAACGCTGTGAAGTCATCAACATTCCAGAAATCTTCTCCTTCCTCAATTGAGATGCACTGTCCCTTTGCCAAAGTTTCAGAAGAGGAAGCAATCCAGCAGAATAGGAGGCTGCTgccaaattacaaaaacgaACTGCACGTGTTGGATGGAGAGGAGCGCTACTACATGGGAGTCATCGATTTCTTCACACGGTACACGTTCAAAAAGAAATTGGAAAACGCTTACAAGCGTATACTCTATCCGCCTTTGTCGTTTTCTACGGTGCCACCAGACGTATTTGCCAGAAGATTTAATAAGTATTGGGAAGAACATACGAAGTGA